Proteins from one Nitratidesulfovibrio sp. genomic window:
- the hemW gene encoding radical SAM family heme chaperone HemW has translation MLLYIHVPFCRRKCRYCAFHSLEMGAATAVRDYVETLLRELALWGDRMGNVPVTSIFFGGGTPSLLPARTIGTILDRVGKAFAVQPGAEISMEGNPESLTRPSELRTLLKVGVNRLSMGVQCLDDAMLHTLGRPHRAREALDAFRAVRAAGFQNVGMDLIWGLPGQTLRQWTKQLKEVVRLRPEHLSCYGLTLEPGTPLEDDCATGRLDLPPERAQAAMFMDGAELLETEGYIHYEISNFARMGFQCRHNLGYWEGEDYLGLGPSAASTLGGLRWNNPEDHAAWTRQVDEGRVGTEAERLTPQTRVLELIMLRLRTARGLRVKAYRELTGRDFLRDHKRLVHLLHREGLLRIRDGYLRLTRSGMLVSNSILERLFEDTETLMALPVETPANPLPDAGPDAASVVDRTDGQVAGKVAEDVTAQDAPASPPPPPPAGRSHG, from the coding sequence AAGTGCCGGTACTGCGCCTTCCACTCGCTGGAGATGGGGGCGGCAACGGCCGTGCGCGACTACGTGGAAACGCTGCTGCGCGAGCTGGCCCTGTGGGGCGACCGCATGGGCAACGTACCGGTGACCTCGATATTCTTTGGCGGGGGCACGCCCAGCCTGCTGCCCGCGCGCACCATCGGCACCATTCTGGACCGGGTGGGCAAGGCCTTCGCGGTGCAGCCCGGCGCGGAAATCAGCATGGAGGGCAACCCGGAATCGCTGACCCGCCCATCGGAGTTGCGCACCCTGCTGAAGGTGGGGGTGAACCGGCTGTCCATGGGCGTGCAGTGCCTGGACGACGCCATGCTGCACACCCTGGGCAGGCCGCACCGCGCGCGGGAGGCACTGGACGCGTTCCGCGCCGTGCGCGCGGCAGGCTTCCAGAACGTGGGCATGGACCTGATCTGGGGCCTGCCGGGCCAGACCCTGCGCCAATGGACCAAGCAGCTGAAAGAGGTGGTGCGGCTGCGGCCGGAACACCTGTCCTGCTACGGGCTGACCCTGGAGCCGGGCACCCCGCTGGAGGACGACTGCGCCACCGGCAGGCTGGACCTGCCCCCGGAGCGTGCCCAGGCCGCCATGTTCATGGACGGGGCGGAACTGCTGGAAACCGAAGGCTACATCCACTACGAAATTTCCAATTTCGCCCGCATGGGCTTCCAGTGCCGCCACAACCTGGGCTATTGGGAAGGCGAGGACTACCTTGGCCTTGGCCCGTCGGCGGCGTCCACGCTGGGGGGGCTGCGCTGGAACAACCCGGAAGACCACGCCGCGTGGACCCGCCAGGTGGACGAGGGCCGCGTGGGCACCGAGGCCGAACGGCTGACCCCGCAGACGCGGGTGCTGGAACTGATCATGCTGCGGCTGCGCACGGCGCGCGGGCTGCGGGTAAAGGCCTACCGCGAGCTGACCGGGCGCGACTTTCTGCGCGACCACAAGCGGCTGGTGCACCTGCTGCACCGCGAAGGGCTGCTGCGCATCCGCGACGGCTACCTGCGGCTTACCCGCAGCGGCATGCTGGTTTCCAACTCCATCCTTGAACGCCTGTTCGAGGACACCGAGACACTGATGGCCCTGCCCGTGGAAACGCCCGCCAATCCCCTGCCCGACGCCGGACCCGACGCCGCCTCCGTCGTTGACAGAACCGACGGGCAGGTCGCCGGAAAGGTCGCAGAGGACGTCACGGCACAGGACGCCCCCGCCTCACCGCCCCCGCCCCCCCCCGCCGGACGCAGCCATGGCTGA